A stretch of the Candidatus Aminicenantes bacterium genome encodes the following:
- a CDS encoding PTS fructose transporter subunit IIB, with translation MKIVAVTACPTGIAHTYMAAEQLEKTGRKLGHSVKVETQGAMGIENELSMEDIDEADLVIFAVDIAVQKRERFENLKIIEVGVQEAIKNPAALFNPVAK, from the coding sequence ATGAAAATCGTGGCCGTCACCGCCTGCCCGACCGGCATCGCCCACACCTACATGGCGGCCGAGCAGCTGGAAAAAACCGGTCGCAAGCTCGGCCATAGCGTCAAGGTGGAGACCCAGGGAGCCATGGGCATAGAAAACGAACTGAGTATGGAAGATATTGATGAAGCCGATCTTGTTATTTTTGCCGTCGATATTGCAGTGCAGAAGCGCGAACGTTTTGAAAACCTGAAAATTATCGAGGTCGGAGTGCAGGAAGCGATCAAGAACCCCGCCGCACTATTCAACCCGGTTGCGAAATGA